The following are from one region of the Mycetohabitans rhizoxinica HKI 454 genome:
- the moaD gene encoding molybdopterin converting factor subunit 1 — MKIELRFFASVREAVGTGAETVDVPDSVNTVGDVRAWLCSRGGAWAGALADTRPLRMACDHVMTNPATRLTDGCEVAFFPPVTGG; from the coding sequence ATGAAGATCGAACTGAGGTTTTTTGCAAGTGTGCGCGAGGCAGTTGGCACGGGCGCGGAAACGGTTGACGTACCGGACAGCGTTAACACGGTCGGCGACGTGCGCGCCTGGCTATGCTCGCGCGGCGGCGCGTGGGCAGGCGCACTGGCGGACACACGCCCGCTGCGCATGGCCTGCGACCATGTCATGACCAACCCGGCGACGCGACTGACCGACGGTTGTGAGGTAGCGTTTTTTCCACCCGTCACCGGCGGGTGA
- a CDS encoding group III truncated hemoglobin, whose translation MFIPESDAAASRLAILDEAGIHALVHRFYARVRADDTLGPIFAQAISDAWDPHLAKMCDFWASIALGVKRYKGNVQLAHLPLKGIEPEHFNRWLYLFLDTVEHLFEPAAALKLMEPALRIAESLQLSRFGWQYQVPPEQKALLERIAPRRGERGAAH comes from the coding sequence ATGTTCATTCCCGAATCCGACGCCGCGGCGAGCCGCCTTGCCATCCTGGACGAAGCAGGCATCCATGCGCTAGTCCACCGCTTCTATGCACGCGTGCGGGCAGACGACACGCTGGGACCGATCTTCGCGCAGGCGATTAGCGACGCATGGGATCCACATCTGGCGAAAATGTGCGACTTTTGGGCCAGCATCGCGCTGGGCGTCAAACGCTATAAGGGCAATGTGCAATTGGCCCACCTGCCATTAAAGGGTATCGAGCCCGAGCATTTCAACCGCTGGCTGTACCTGTTCCTGGACACGGTCGAGCACCTGTTCGAGCCCGCCGCAGCGCTCAAGCTGATGGAGCCGGCGCTGCGCATCGCGGAAAGCCTGCAGCTGAGCCGCTTCGGATGGCAATACCAAGTGCCGCCGGAGCAGAAGGCGCTGCTCGAGCGAATCGCGCCGCGCCGCGGCGAGCGTGGTGCCGCTCACTGA
- a CDS encoding molybdenum cofactor biosynthesis protein MoaE yields the protein MTVSVQARDFDVTTELARLRARNPRIGAVVSFVGTVRELSDGESISALELEHYPGMTERALEAIVAEAERRWAGIDVCVVHRYGRLDAGEQIVLVAVAAAHRGDAFAACEFVMDYLKSNAPFWKKERTEQGERWVDARATDDAALARWGIASHNAAKGPRADDQ from the coding sequence ATGACAGTTAGCGTGCAGGCACGCGATTTTGACGTGACGACGGAGCTTGCCCGGCTGCGTGCGCGCAATCCACGCATCGGTGCGGTGGTTAGCTTCGTGGGTACCGTGCGCGAGTTGAGCGACGGCGAGTCAATCAGCGCGTTGGAACTCGAGCATTATCCGGGTATGACCGAACGGGCGCTGGAGGCCATTGTTGCCGAAGCCGAGCGCCGCTGGGCGGGCATCGACGTGTGCGTGGTGCACCGGTACGGTCGGCTCGATGCAGGCGAGCAGATTGTGCTGGTCGCAGTCGCGGCTGCACATCGCGGCGACGCGTTTGCCGCCTGCGAGTTCGTGATGGATTACCTAAAGTCTAACGCGCCTTTTTGGAAAAAGGAGCGCACTGAGCAAGGCGAGCGCTGGGTCGATGCGCGCGCCACCGACGACGCGGCGCTCGCGCGCTGGGGCATTGCGTCGCACAACGCGGCGAAGGGTCCGCGTGCCGACGATCAGTGA